The following proteins are encoded in a genomic region of Candidatus Hydrogenedentota bacterium:
- a CDS encoding L-rhamnose mutarotase: MEYGRGLTVFAILCLLAGCQHAAQRHEPPAQRFGSVIGVKADKLDHYRELHANAWPGVLAMITHCHIQNYSIYLHKLDDGNYYLFSYFEYTGDDFKADMAKMAADPLTQNWWKETDPCQFPVQNRGEGEWWASMEEVFHCP; this comes from the coding sequence ATGGAATACGGCCGTGGTTTAACGGTTTTTGCCATTCTGTGCCTGCTTGCGGGTTGCCAGCACGCCGCGCAGCGGCACGAGCCGCCGGCCCAGCGGTTTGGCAGCGTCATCGGCGTAAAAGCTGACAAACTGGACCATTACCGGGAACTGCACGCTAACGCATGGCCGGGCGTGCTTGCCATGATCACGCATTGTCACATCCAGAACTACTCCATCTACCTGCACAAGCTGGATGATGGCAACTACTACCTTTTCAGCTATTTCGAGTACACCGGCGATGACTTCAAAGCGGACATGGCGAAAATGGCCGCGGACCCGCTCACTCAGAACTGGTGGAAGGAAACCGACCCCTGCCAGTTCCCCGTCCAGAACCGCGGGGAAGGCGAATGGTGGGCAAGCATGGAAGAGGTGTTCCATTGCCCCTGA